A region of Kribbella sp. NBC_01245 DNA encodes the following proteins:
- a CDS encoding polysaccharide deacetylase family protein, whose amino-acid sequence MALGLALVAGAVMTSCGDTPGSGPAISPLRNTPTLTPVAPERTPTEVPTAEPTGKRPGESEVGTLMPVVRHGARGTKKIALTFDADLTAAMRKRLTSGKVKSYYNAELIGNLRRLKVPATLFLTGMWMEQYPGRTRELAADPLFELATHSYAHKAFTKDCYTLASVPKRAMLSDVRHAVTILDRLDPDATRWFRFPGGCYDGTALHELAPARLTAVQLDVAGADGFAKSARSIVDQVVRNAKGGSIVVLHMHGGDTAPLTGKAVEPIVRKLRAQGYQLVTVTDLMS is encoded by the coding sequence GTGGCGTTGGGTTTGGCGTTGGTGGCGGGGGCGGTGATGACGAGTTGTGGGGATACGCCTGGCTCGGGGCCGGCGATCAGTCCGCTGCGGAACACCCCCACCCTTACGCCGGTTGCTCCGGAGAGGACGCCGACCGAGGTGCCGACCGCTGAGCCGACGGGGAAGCGGCCGGGAGAGTCTGAGGTTGGGACGTTGATGCCGGTGGTTCGGCATGGGGCGCGGGGGACGAAAAAGATCGCGCTGACCTTTGATGCGGATCTGACCGCCGCCATGCGGAAGCGCCTCACCTCTGGGAAGGTGAAGTCGTACTACAACGCCGAGTTGATCGGGAACCTCCGCAGGCTGAAGGTCCCGGCGACGCTGTTCCTCACCGGGATGTGGATGGAGCAATATCCCGGGCGGACGCGCGAACTCGCCGCCGATCCCCTGTTCGAGCTCGCCACTCACAGTTACGCCCACAAGGCGTTCACCAAGGACTGCTACACGCTCGCGTCCGTGCCGAAGCGCGCGATGCTCAGCGACGTACGGCATGCTGTGACGATCCTCGATCGGCTCGATCCCGACGCGACGAGGTGGTTCCGGTTTCCCGGCGGTTGCTACGACGGTACGGCGCTGCACGAGCTGGCGCCGGCCCGGTTGACCGCCGTACAACTCGATGTCGCGGGAGCGGACGGATTCGCGAAATCGGCGCGTTCGATCGTTGACCAGGTGGTACGGAACGCCAAAGGTGGTTCCATCGTCGTACTGCACATGCACGGCGGCGATACGGCCCCACTCACGGGTAAGGCCGTTGAACCGATCGTGCGCAAACTGCGCGCGCAGGGTTATCAGCTCGTCACGGTCACGGACCTGATGAGCTGA
- a CDS encoding glycoside hydrolase family 2 protein, producing MTTSLSRVPLGSATGSTWTVRATSGPVPPELERLLSEPSPATVPGEVHTDLLSAGLIDDPVDGVNEGLLAWIGRTGWSYRTTFEWEPDGHAVQELVADGLDTAATVILNGTELGRTCNQHRAYRFNVTSALVAGSNELVVEFAAPVDTAVALSEAGGPRPGTNTHPYNAIRKMASNFGWDWGPDVATVGIWQPIALESWSGARLAAVRPLADGAGLLETHVDLAWSPGAMAEVVAVRIGGTTAEATVLPGTECVVLRNTVANVDLWWPRGYGEQPLYDVEVALGSDVWEGRVGFRTVELDVAPDEHGSPFDLTVNGRKVYIRGANWIPDDAFVTRLDRQTYERSIRDAIDANMNMLRVWGGGIYETEDFYDICDELGVLVWQDFLFACAAYSEEEPLRGEVEAEARQAVTRLSQHASIAVWNGNNENIWGYVEWSWRVPLAGRTWGEGYYLDLLPKIVAELDPRTPYSAGSPFSYSNFIHPNDERFGTMHIWDVWNQVDYSVYRDYKPRFVAEFGFQGPPAWSTLTSVVHDEPLDPYAEQMLVHQKAFEGNLKLERGLGEHLPVWSNIDDWHWSTQLNQARAVAFGIEHFRSLFPLNTGSMVWQLNDNWPVISWAAVDGHGIRKPLWYALRRVFADRLISVQPRPDGPVVALHNDSDEVWSTRLTLRRRTVGSEVLATEEVEVTVEARAALTVLLPAAIATSLDGKAEYVEVLTDDGLAAYWYFVEDTTLQLLPPEQAYTVATKATDGGYEVTVEALALVKDLALFPDRLDPAARVDSGLVTLSAGESHTFRVSSTVAPEGPIDVPVLRSVNDLVGSVDL from the coding sequence GTGACGACATCCCTGAGTAGGGTTCCGCTCGGCAGCGCGACGGGCAGCACCTGGACCGTGCGAGCCACCAGTGGGCCGGTGCCGCCGGAGCTGGAGCGCCTGCTCAGCGAACCGTCACCCGCGACGGTGCCGGGCGAGGTGCACACCGATCTCCTCTCCGCCGGGTTGATCGACGACCCGGTCGACGGCGTCAACGAGGGCCTGCTCGCGTGGATCGGCCGGACAGGCTGGAGCTACCGGACGACCTTCGAGTGGGAGCCGGACGGTCACGCCGTCCAGGAGCTCGTTGCCGACGGCCTCGATACCGCCGCCACGGTCATCCTGAACGGCACCGAGCTCGGCCGGACCTGCAACCAACACAGGGCTTACCGGTTCAACGTCACTTCCGCTTTGGTTGCTGGCAGCAACGAGCTGGTGGTCGAGTTCGCCGCGCCGGTGGACACGGCCGTCGCTTTGTCCGAGGCGGGCGGACCTCGGCCGGGCACCAACACGCATCCGTACAACGCGATCCGCAAGATGGCGAGCAACTTCGGCTGGGACTGGGGACCGGATGTCGCGACCGTCGGCATCTGGCAGCCGATCGCCCTCGAGTCCTGGTCCGGCGCCCGCCTGGCCGCCGTCCGACCGCTCGCCGACGGCGCCGGCTTGCTCGAAACCCACGTCGACCTGGCCTGGAGCCCCGGCGCGATGGCGGAGGTCGTCGCAGTTCGGATCGGCGGCACCACCGCGGAGGCCACCGTCCTCCCTGGGACCGAGTGCGTCGTACTGCGGAACACCGTCGCGAACGTCGACCTCTGGTGGCCGCGCGGGTACGGCGAGCAGCCGTTGTACGACGTTGAGGTGGCGCTCGGGTCCGACGTCTGGGAAGGGCGGGTCGGGTTCCGGACGGTCGAGCTGGACGTCGCTCCGGACGAGCACGGCAGCCCGTTCGACCTTACAGTGAACGGGCGCAAGGTCTACATCCGCGGCGCGAACTGGATCCCGGACGACGCGTTCGTCACCCGGCTCGACCGGCAGACGTACGAGCGCAGCATCCGCGACGCGATCGACGCGAACATGAACATGCTGCGCGTCTGGGGCGGCGGCATCTACGAGACCGAAGACTTCTACGACATCTGCGACGAGCTCGGCGTCCTCGTCTGGCAGGACTTCCTCTTCGCCTGCGCGGCGTACTCCGAGGAGGAGCCGTTGCGTGGCGAGGTCGAAGCCGAGGCCCGGCAGGCCGTCACGCGGCTCAGCCAGCACGCCAGCATCGCGGTCTGGAACGGGAACAACGAGAACATTTGGGGGTACGTCGAATGGTCCTGGCGCGTGCCGCTCGCCGGCCGGACCTGGGGTGAGGGGTACTACCTGGACCTGCTGCCGAAGATCGTCGCGGAGCTGGATCCGCGCACGCCGTACTCGGCCGGCAGCCCTTTCTCCTACAGCAACTTCATCCACCCGAACGACGAGCGCTTCGGCACGATGCACATCTGGGACGTCTGGAACCAGGTCGACTACTCGGTGTATCGCGACTACAAGCCGCGGTTCGTCGCGGAGTTCGGGTTCCAAGGTCCGCCGGCCTGGTCGACGCTGACGTCGGTCGTGCATGACGAGCCGCTCGATCCGTATGCCGAGCAGATGCTCGTGCACCAGAAGGCGTTCGAGGGCAATCTCAAGCTCGAGCGAGGTTTAGGGGAACACCTGCCGGTCTGGTCGAACATCGACGACTGGCACTGGTCGACACAACTGAACCAGGCGCGGGCTGTTGCCTTCGGCATCGAGCACTTCCGCAGTCTGTTCCCGCTCAACACCGGCTCGATGGTGTGGCAGCTGAACGACAACTGGCCGGTCATCTCGTGGGCGGCCGTCGACGGCCACGGCATCCGCAAACCCTTGTGGTACGCGCTTCGCCGCGTCTTCGCCGATCGCCTGATCAGCGTGCAGCCTCGGCCCGACGGCCCGGTCGTTGCCTTGCACAACGATTCGGACGAGGTCTGGTCGACGCGGTTGACGCTTCGGCGTCGGACGGTCGGCTCGGAGGTTCTGGCGACCGAGGAGGTCGAGGTCACGGTCGAGGCTCGCGCGGCTTTGACCGTTTTGTTGCCTGCGGCGATCGCGACTTCGCTGGATGGGAAGGCGGAGTACGTCGAGGTGCTGACGGACGACGGCCTTGCGGCGTACTGGTATTTCGTCGAGGACACGACGCTGCAACTGCTGCCGCCGGAGCAGGCTTACACGGTTGCGACGAAGGCCACCGATGGCGGGTACGAGGTGACGGTCGAGGCGCTTGCGCTGGTGAAGGATCTCGCACTGTTCCCCGACCGGCTGGACCCGGCCGCGCGGGTGGACTCGGGCCTGGTCACGCTCAGCGCGGGCGAGTCGCACACCTTCCGGGTGAGCAGCACGGTTGCGCCGGAAGGGCCTATCGACGTACCGGTGCTGCGGAGCGTCAACGACCTGGTGGGCTCCGTCGATTTATGA
- a CDS encoding 3D domain-containing protein, translating into MPKSRCLQGFSLALLSIVVLLTTPSTAAAALPGCAHFYTGPIPDRPISGGHGNGQVAPAYSVSDRLPPPSGVTGGLGSDGRVTFTFNRVAGAAAYRAFRNGQALQWISDWGQPTLTVTDANPCQGAHYQVYAMRTDDSSAASAGQLSTSYRLNSSNQLASFALAAGTTFSYRVSAYNDVAQTASGYNAGTGVCAVDARIIPWGTRFYVPGYGHCYAADIGSWIKDDIVDVWFPPGPAADNWGIQRLTIVVE; encoded by the coding sequence ATGCCCAAAAGCCGTTGTCTACAAGGGTTTTCGCTTGCCCTGCTCAGTATCGTCGTACTGCTCACAACACCTTCCACCGCTGCCGCCGCGTTGCCCGGATGCGCGCACTTCTACACCGGGCCAATCCCCGATCGACCCATTTCCGGCGGCCACGGCAACGGCCAGGTCGCTCCGGCGTACAGCGTCAGTGATCGACTCCCTCCGCCTAGCGGGGTGACCGGCGGCCTTGGTTCGGATGGACGCGTGACGTTCACGTTCAACCGGGTCGCCGGCGCCGCGGCGTATCGCGCGTTCCGGAATGGGCAGGCGCTGCAGTGGATCAGCGATTGGGGCCAGCCAACCCTGACCGTCACGGACGCCAATCCCTGTCAGGGTGCGCACTACCAGGTCTACGCGATGAGGACCGATGACTCGTCGGCCGCGTCGGCAGGCCAGCTCAGTACGTCGTACCGGCTGAACTCGTCGAACCAACTGGCGTCGTTCGCCTTGGCCGCTGGTACGACGTTCAGCTATCGGGTCTCGGCGTACAACGACGTGGCCCAGACGGCGTCCGGGTACAACGCCGGGACCGGGGTCTGCGCGGTCGACGCCCGGATCATCCCGTGGGGTACGCGGTTCTACGTGCCGGGATATGGGCATTGCTACGCGGCCGATATCGGTAGCTGGATCAAGGACGACATCGTGGACGTCTGGTTCCCACCCGGCCCGGCGGCCGACAACTGGGGCATCCAACGGCTGACGATCGTCGTGGAATAA
- a CDS encoding LacI family DNA-binding transcriptional regulator, whose amino-acid sequence MPRVTIKEIARRAGVSKGAVSYALNGQPGVSDATRARVLKVAEELEWVPNRAARMLSAARSETFGLVLARTAKTLSEEPFYMGFIGGVESVLSTKGYALTIQVVPDLETEMAAYRKWSAERRVDAVIVVDLRVKDPRIPLLKKLELPALVVGDPSLAGGLTAVWTDSRTAMTEAVEHVAELGHRRVARVAGPPEHGHVWMRDQAFNAAAERLGLTGSILHTDFSGDEGASATRELMTADDRPTAVIYDNDLMAVAGLGTIQELGLTVPGDVMIIAWDDSTLCRITHPTLSAMSHDIVAYGGRVAGHLFDLLDGAEPAAHLNSTPKLQIRGSSGPPRA is encoded by the coding sequence GTGCCCCGAGTGACCATCAAGGAGATCGCCCGTCGTGCGGGCGTCTCGAAGGGTGCCGTCTCCTACGCGCTGAACGGTCAGCCGGGCGTGTCCGACGCGACCCGGGCGCGGGTGCTCAAGGTCGCCGAGGAGCTCGAGTGGGTGCCGAACCGCGCCGCCCGGATGCTGTCCGCCGCGCGCAGCGAAACGTTCGGCCTGGTGCTGGCCCGGACCGCGAAGACGCTCAGCGAGGAGCCCTTCTACATGGGCTTCATCGGCGGCGTCGAGTCCGTGCTCAGCACCAAGGGCTACGCGCTGACCATCCAGGTGGTGCCGGACCTCGAGACCGAGATGGCGGCGTACCGCAAGTGGTCGGCCGAGCGCCGGGTGGATGCGGTCATCGTGGTCGACCTGCGGGTGAAGGACCCTCGCATCCCGCTGCTGAAAAAGCTGGAACTGCCCGCCCTGGTCGTCGGCGATCCGAGCCTGGCCGGCGGCCTGACCGCGGTCTGGACCGACAGCCGGACGGCGATGACCGAGGCCGTCGAGCACGTCGCCGAGCTGGGGCATCGCCGGGTCGCCCGGGTGGCCGGACCGCCTGAGCACGGGCACGTGTGGATGCGCGACCAGGCGTTCAACGCGGCGGCCGAGCGGCTCGGTCTGACCGGCAGCATCCTGCACACCGACTTCTCCGGCGACGAAGGCGCGAGCGCGACCCGGGAGCTGATGACGGCCGACGATCGCCCGACCGCGGTGATCTACGACAACGACCTGATGGCGGTCGCCGGTCTGGGCACCATCCAGGAGCTCGGTCTGACCGTGCCGGGTGACGTCATGATCATCGCCTGGGACGACTCGACCCTGTGCCGCATCACGCATCCGACCCTGTCGGCGATGAGCCACGACATCGTCGCGTACGGCGGCCGCGTGGCGGGCCACCTCTTCGACCTACTGGACGGCGCCGAGCCCGCCGCCCACCTCAACTCGACGCCCAAGCTCCAGATCCGCGGCTCATCCGGCCCACCTCGGGCCTAA
- a CDS encoding glutathionylspermidine synthase family protein, translating to MWRHLIKARDGWKDRVIEQGLVFPMTDLPDGSETPYWNESAWYEVSMDEVLHLERVTEELYGMCRHAAEVMATGDRFSDTQLGLASGTLPLVRESLRREDPSVYARFDLAWNGPEPKMLEINGDTPTGLVESAVIQWNWLEDVFPDSDQWNSVHDRLVKWWSEQRFPGNEAHFFNSASETTGEEEMTVAYMRDTAAMAGLQTYGHVIEELGWNSATREFVDMGGRVVRTAFKLYPWEDMLDEEFGSFILGGIEKAPVTWIEPVWKTMLSTKAILPVLWELYPDHPNLLPAYFGHPGELTEWVAKPLHGREGSNIRIHTDEGEHVQDGPYDTENCVYQQWYPLPSFEGNRAVIGSWVVDGVAAGMMVRESDGPITDYYARFVPHAIAMEARPSEETIQAWLAE from the coding sequence ATGTGGCGCCACCTGATCAAAGCCCGGGACGGCTGGAAGGACCGGGTGATCGAGCAAGGCCTGGTTTTCCCGATGACCGATCTGCCCGACGGCAGCGAGACGCCGTACTGGAATGAGAGCGCCTGGTACGAGGTTTCGATGGACGAGGTGCTGCACCTCGAGCGCGTCACCGAAGAGCTGTACGGCATGTGCCGGCACGCGGCCGAGGTGATGGCGACCGGCGACCGCTTCAGCGATACGCAGCTCGGTCTGGCCTCGGGCACGTTGCCGTTGGTGCGGGAGTCGCTGCGCCGGGAGGACCCGTCGGTGTACGCGCGGTTCGACCTCGCGTGGAACGGGCCCGAGCCGAAGATGCTGGAGATCAACGGCGATACGCCGACCGGTCTGGTCGAGTCGGCCGTGATCCAGTGGAACTGGCTCGAGGACGTCTTCCCCGATTCGGACCAGTGGAACTCGGTGCACGATCGCCTGGTCAAGTGGTGGTCCGAGCAACGCTTCCCCGGCAACGAGGCGCACTTCTTCAACTCCGCGTCCGAGACGACGGGCGAGGAGGAGATGACCGTCGCCTATATGCGGGACACCGCGGCGATGGCCGGGCTGCAGACGTACGGGCATGTGATCGAGGAGCTCGGCTGGAACTCGGCGACGCGGGAGTTCGTCGACATGGGCGGCCGGGTGGTGCGGACGGCGTTCAAGCTGTATCCGTGGGAGGACATGCTCGACGAGGAGTTCGGCAGCTTCATCCTCGGCGGCATCGAGAAAGCGCCGGTGACGTGGATCGAGCCGGTGTGGAAGACGATGCTCTCGACCAAGGCGATCCTGCCGGTGTTGTGGGAGCTCTATCCCGACCACCCGAACCTGCTCCCGGCGTACTTCGGTCATCCGGGCGAGCTGACCGAGTGGGTGGCGAAGCCCCTGCACGGGCGCGAGGGCAGCAATATCCGCATCCATACGGATGAGGGCGAGCACGTGCAGGACGGGCCGTACGACACGGAGAACTGCGTCTACCAGCAGTGGTATCCGCTGCCGTCGTTCGAGGGCAATCGCGCGGTCATCGGCAGCTGGGTGGTCGACGGCGTCGCCGCGGGAATGATGGTGCGCGAGTCCGACGGCCCGATCACCGATTACTACGCCCGCTTCGTCCCGCACGCGATCGCAATGGAAGCCCGGCCGTCCGAAGAAACCATTCAGGCCTGGCTCGCCGAGTAA
- a CDS encoding APC family permease, translated as MSTPTASRSRGRRLREKSIGIGSSTAIGIASTAPAYSLAVSVGLLAAYAGGAAPLVLALSAIPVVLVALCFRELNRTEPDCGTNFAWTEKAFGLATGRMVGWTTVMACVLVMSNLAQVAAIYTYTLLGLDGLAESRVGQAVLGTAMIGVMAYLAYRGVRIAARMQIALVCLELAALLYFAIKAFAGADSISLPTTTGSGSWAAAVLVAIFLYWGWDSSFSINEESVEPNRTPAIGALLTNAALVLVYVVVAWAAVAYAGLDRLSGVGEDDFFATLSDDLLGTTGGRVLIGAVLISALASPQTTILPTARTMLSMARRDAFPGQFARISAKYQTPTVSTWAFAVASALIYVLLVLTSEAVLADSVAAISVLVSLYYLATAIAVPLYFKGSLDGRLVQRLVVPVLAAVCFAMVLVLAVFDVGVGPLVVVGVSLAVGAAVMFSMKPHTPEGDPE; from the coding sequence GTGTCGACACCAACCGCATCACGCTCCCGGGGCCGCCGGCTTCGGGAGAAGTCGATCGGCATCGGGTCGTCGACCGCGATCGGGATCGCCTCGACCGCCCCGGCGTACTCGCTGGCGGTGTCCGTCGGCCTGCTCGCGGCGTACGCCGGTGGGGCCGCGCCACTCGTGCTCGCGCTGAGCGCCATCCCGGTGGTGCTGGTGGCGTTGTGCTTCCGCGAGCTGAACCGGACCGAGCCCGACTGCGGTACCAACTTCGCCTGGACCGAGAAGGCCTTCGGGCTGGCGACCGGGCGGATGGTCGGCTGGACCACGGTGATGGCCTGCGTGCTGGTGATGAGCAACCTGGCTCAGGTGGCTGCGATCTACACGTACACGTTGCTCGGGTTGGACGGCCTCGCGGAGTCGCGGGTCGGCCAGGCAGTGCTTGGTACGGCGATGATCGGGGTGATGGCCTACCTCGCCTACCGGGGTGTGCGAATCGCCGCGCGGATGCAGATCGCGCTGGTCTGCCTCGAGCTCGCCGCCTTGCTCTACTTCGCCATCAAGGCCTTCGCGGGCGCTGATTCAATTTCGTTGCCGACGACAACCGGTTCGGGCTCGTGGGCTGCGGCGGTTCTGGTCGCGATCTTCCTCTACTGGGGTTGGGATTCGTCGTTCAGCATCAACGAGGAGAGCGTCGAGCCCAACCGGACCCCGGCGATCGGCGCCCTGCTGACGAATGCCGCACTGGTTCTGGTGTACGTCGTGGTGGCGTGGGCCGCCGTCGCGTATGCGGGCCTGGATCGGCTCTCGGGGGTGGGCGAGGACGACTTCTTCGCGACGTTGAGCGACGACCTCCTTGGTACGACGGGAGGCCGGGTGCTGATCGGGGCGGTGCTGATCTCGGCACTCGCGTCGCCCCAGACGACCATCCTGCCGACGGCCCGGACGATGCTCTCGATGGCCCGGCGGGACGCGTTCCCGGGGCAGTTCGCGCGGATCTCGGCGAAGTACCAGACGCCGACCGTTTCGACTTGGGCCTTCGCGGTCGCGAGCGCGTTGATCTACGTCCTGCTGGTGCTCACGTCCGAGGCGGTGCTGGCGGATTCGGTGGCGGCGATCTCGGTGCTCGTCTCGCTCTACTATCTGGCGACGGCGATCGCCGTACCGCTTTATTTCAAGGGTTCTCTGGATGGACGCTTAGTGCAGCGGCTGGTCGTGCCGGTGCTGGCGGCGGTGTGTTTCGCGATGGTGCTGGTGCTCGCCGTGTTCGATGTGGGCGTGGGCCCTCTGGTCGTGGTGGGCGTCAGTCTGGCGGTTGGCGCGGCGGTCATGTTCTCGATGAAACCGCATACTCCGGAAGGAGATCCGGAATGA
- a CDS encoding SGNH/GDSL hydrolase family protein, translated as MSTAILDPRATLVFAGDSVTDCGRRDDWRAGLGRGYVRQLKVDLGSRAPRIVNAGISGNRAADLVKRWQTDVLRHEPDLVSIMIGINDTWRRFDKSDPTTVEAYEASYRRLLAPLRAARARIVLMEPFLLAVKPEQHAWREDLDPKIEVVGRLAAEYGTVLVPTDTELNKRAESLGAVAIADDGVHPTALGHRLIAEIWRRTLHTA; from the coding sequence ATGAGTACGGCGATCCTGGATCCCCGCGCGACGCTGGTCTTCGCCGGTGACAGTGTCACCGATTGCGGCCGCCGGGACGACTGGCGCGCCGGTCTCGGCCGCGGTTATGTCCGCCAGCTCAAGGTCGATCTCGGTTCGCGCGCACCGCGCATCGTGAACGCCGGGATCAGCGGCAACCGGGCCGCCGATCTGGTCAAGCGCTGGCAGACCGACGTACTGAGGCACGAGCCGGACCTCGTCTCGATCATGATCGGTATCAACGACACCTGGCGGCGGTTCGACAAGTCCGACCCGACCACGGTGGAGGCCTACGAGGCGTCGTACCGCCGTTTGCTGGCGCCGTTGCGCGCGGCCCGGGCGCGGATCGTGCTGATGGAGCCGTTCCTGCTGGCGGTCAAGCCGGAGCAGCACGCCTGGCGCGAGGACCTCGACCCGAAGATCGAGGTGGTGGGCCGGCTGGCCGCGGAGTACGGCACGGTACTGGTGCCGACCGATACCGAGCTGAACAAGCGCGCGGAATCGCTCGGCGCGGTCGCGATCGCCGACGACGGCGTGCACCCGACCGCCCTTGGCCATCGGCTGATCGCGGAGATCTGGCGCCGCACTCTCCACACCGCCTGA
- a CDS encoding GNAT family N-acetyltransferase, with protein sequence MYAVQLTADAELCPLEPRHAAEFLAHVEKARADIVQYIPWAAVVVDESSARSFLQAYADRQAADTGRIDGIWLGGELVGGVLFRTFDLRFGTCEIGVWLNADAQGKGLITRACQVLIDWAIGERGIYRLEWKCSTDNEPSKAVARRLGLTHEGVLRAAFPVGPIRQDLEVWSLLAPDWQTRPWA encoded by the coding sequence ATGTACGCCGTTCAGCTCACCGCCGACGCCGAGCTATGCCCGCTCGAGCCGAGGCATGCCGCCGAGTTCCTCGCCCATGTGGAGAAGGCCCGGGCGGATATCGTCCAGTACATCCCGTGGGCGGCGGTCGTCGTGGACGAGTCGTCGGCTCGCTCGTTCTTGCAGGCGTACGCCGATCGGCAGGCGGCCGATACCGGGCGCATCGACGGGATCTGGCTGGGCGGCGAACTCGTCGGGGGTGTGCTGTTCCGGACCTTCGACCTGCGCTTCGGCACGTGTGAGATTGGTGTCTGGCTCAACGCCGATGCCCAGGGCAAGGGGCTGATCACCCGCGCCTGCCAGGTCCTGATCGACTGGGCGATCGGCGAACGCGGCATCTACCGCCTCGAGTGGAAGTGCTCGACCGACAACGAACCGAGCAAGGCCGTCGCCCGCCGCCTAGGCCTGACCCACGAAGGCGTCCTCCGCGCGGCGTTCCCGGTGGGCCCCATCCGCCAAGACCTCGAAGTCTGGTCCCTCCTCGCCCCCGACTGGCAAACCCGCCCCTGGGCATAG